The Vibrio fortis DNA segment AACAACTCCTCAAGATCACCCAAGACATTGGCGTACCAGTCAGCGCCAACGAAATTGCGATCACACACGGTGCCCAGCAAGCAATAAGCCTCGCTCTAAGAGCCTTAACCGAGCCTGGCGATATCGTGGCAGTCGAATCACCATGCTACTTTGGTAACCTATTGTTGCTAGAATCCATGGGGCTCAAAGCGTTAGAGATCCCAAGCAGCGTTCACTCGGGAATCGATATTAACGCCTTACAAGATGCGATTGAGAAATGGCCTGTCAAAACAATATTAGTGACGCCCAATTTCACCAACCCTACGGGCTCTCGCATGCCGTTAAACAATAGAAAAGCGCTGTTAGAGGTAACCAAGCAACTGCCCATCATTGAAGACGATGTGTTTGGCAGCCTAGCCTATGACGCACCATTGCCAAGTTTAAAAGCACTCGACCAAGATGGCCGCGTGATCTACGTGAACTCGTTATCAAAAACACTCGATTCAAGATTACGTATCGGCTGGCTGCTATCAGGGCAGTATCAGCAACAGATCGAGAAGTTCCTGTTATGCGATAATATGGGCAGCTCAAACCTAATGCAGTCTGCCGTGGGGCAGTTTTTGACATCCGGTCGATATCGTAGCCATATCGCCAAAATGAAACGCCTCTACCAAACCAACCATAAGCAGTTTCATTCGGTGTTATGTGAATCACTCAGTCAATACCCAGAGGTCAAAGGGCGGTACCACCTATCTCGTGCTGAAGGCTCATTTCTGGTTTGGTTGACCCTTCCCGATTCGTTCGACAGCTACAAGCTCTATCTAGATTGCCTAGAGTATAAACTCGGAATCCTGCCGGGAACCGTTTTTGGCACCCACGAGCAATACAAACACTGTGTTAGATTCAGCGTCGCCAACTTAGAAGAGACCAAAGAGTGGCGAGAAGGGATTGAGATATTAGCAAAATTGATTGCGAAGCAGCTCGCAGGGTAGCTCTATGCTTCAAACTACTGGTCACCAAAGACGGTGACCAGTGGCTACACTTTCATACTGAAACCGAAGTAGATACCTTCGATTCTCGACATATCCCTGTCTTTCCAATTTTCTAGGGTATCGTGAATGCGGTAGCCTAACTCGACCTTCATATTTTCTACAGGCTCGAAGGTTGAACCAAATTGACCACCCGCCAGCACGCCATCATCACTCTTAGCGAAGCTATATCCTGCAGAAATGCCACCAAATATCGCCCACTTCGAATCCAGGTTATAGAGGTAGTCATAAGAACCTGTGGTGGTTGTGTAGTTAGAGTTGATGCTATGCGCAGCCCCTAAACTCCATCGATAAGTATTATCAACCAACGCATGGTAACCAACTGCAGGCGTAAACTCTGACTTGTTCAACGCAGTATAACCATCAAGCGCACCCAAGCTCACGAAGTGCTCCACCTCATCACTCACCGCAAACGCTGCGCTCATTGCAAATGCAGAGAGCATGACAGCAGGGATCGCAAAGTACTTCATTCTTCCTCCTAAAATTTCAAACGTCGTTCAATTATTTGTTGCAGTCGCGGCTTCTGAAGGAAAACAAAATGAAAGGTGAAAAGAGACCAACAGAGCCAAGACGTAACGCACAACGTAAAACGCGGGAGACTCTAAGGGGTCAATGAAACGAATTGTCAGCACAACGCAAAGTTTCTTCTTAAAACCAATCAGTTACTCAATAAGTGAGCATTCAAGAGCGCTTCACCTAAGATCAAAGGAGTTAAATGATCGTCTGTCTCTTTGATAATCAGATCACAAAACAATCTCAATGGTATTGTATTGGTATTATCATTTGAAATACCATCTTCTTCGTACCCTACAGTACTAAAGGACATAATAATGAAATCGAATAACTTCAAACTGTCTTCAATGATGTTCATTGAATGGTTTATATGGGGAGCTTGGTTTGTTCCCTTGTGGCAAATACTCAATACCAATGGATTTACCCCAACTGAGATCGCTTGGTCATACGCTTGTACCGCTATCGCCGCGATCCTGTCACCGATCCTAGTAGGATCAATCACTGACCGCTTTTTTGCGGCTCAAAAAGTACTTTCTGTCATGCTAATTGCTGGTGCTGCGCTCATGTACTTGGCGGCACAACAAACTGAGTTCGCAACCTTCTTCCCACTTCTATTGCTTTACTCATTGACCTATATGCCGACGATTGCACTGACCAACAGTATCGCTTTCTCGAACGTAGAAGATGTTGAGCGTGACTTCCCGCGCATACGTGTTATGGGCACCATTGGTTGGATTGCCTCTGGTATTGCGATCGGCTTCTTACCAGGTTGGTTGGGTTACGGCGATATCTCATCAAGCAATATCCCACTGATTCTGACAGCTCTTGCTTCTGCTGCACTGGGTATCTTTGCTCTGACTCTGCCAGACACACCGCCAAAAAGTACCGGCAAACTGAGCCTTAAAGTGATGCTTGGCCTAGACGCTATCGTGCTTTTGAAAGACAAAAACTTCTTAGCATTCTTCGTTTGTTCTTTCATGTTCAGCATGCCACTGGCGTTCTACTACATCTTTGCAAATGGCTACCTCACCGAAGTAGGTATGAGCAATGCAACGGGCTGGATGACACTGGGTCAGTTCTCTGAAATCTTCTTTATGTTAGCACTGCCGTTCTTTACCAAACGATTTGGTATTAAAAAGGTATTACTACTTGGTCTCTTTACTGCAGCAGTTCGCTACGGATTCTTCGTCTACGGTAGCGCAGAAACTTGGTACCTGTACTCACTATTGTTCGCGGGCATCTTATTACACGGTGTGAGCTACGACTTCTATTTCGTAACGGCATACATCTACGTGGACAAGAAAGCACCGGCGCACATGCGTACCGCAGCGCAAGGCCTTATCACTTTGGGTTGCCAAGGTATTGGTAGCTTGTTGGGTTACCGCTTAGGTGGCGTGTTAATGGAGAAGATGTTTGCTTACGACGAGCCACAAAATGGACTCACGTTTGACTGGGCTGGTATGTGGGGCTTCGGTGCCATCATGATTACCGTCATCTTGGTTATCTTTATGTATTTCTTCCGTGAACCAAACGGTGAGATTAAAGAAATCAATATCGACAACAAACCCGATGGAACCCCTTCAGAGCAAACCCAAGTAGAAAAAGCTCAAGCGTAATTTTATACCTGCTCAGTCTCTCCCCCTAGTTTCTGACTGAGCAGTTTTTAGATAACCTATTTTTGGTGAAGTAAGATGAACATTTCAAAACAAGACAGAATTTTAGGCACTTTTTATGGTCAAGCTCTAGGTGACTCTATGGGTATGCCATCGGAGCTATGGCCACGCAGCCGAGTGAAAGCGCACTTTGGTTGGATTGACCGTTTCTTACCGGGACCTGCTGAAAACAACGCTGCTTGCTATTTTGATGCT contains these protein-coding regions:
- a CDS encoding aminotransferase-like domain-containing protein: MGINKYLAVEQHIKNQIEGGVLHVHDRLPSIRQLSTQLNMSKNTVIRAYQELEATGLIYSVPKSGYRVQELGLSTFEKSSRPQKVDLLSVTRSVLSRPDGKLKLLTGSAHPNINNPAIRSLYAEIGRHSRLQAQLPGYYQLPPGDDQLVKQLLKITQDIGVPVSANEIAITHGAQQAISLALRALTEPGDIVAVESPCYFGNLLLLESMGLKALEIPSSVHSGIDINALQDAIEKWPVKTILVTPNFTNPTGSRMPLNNRKALLEVTKQLPIIEDDVFGSLAYDAPLPSLKALDQDGRVIYVNSLSKTLDSRLRIGWLLSGQYQQQIEKFLLCDNMGSSNLMQSAVGQFLTSGRYRSHIAKMKRLYQTNHKQFHSVLCESLSQYPEVKGRYHLSRAEGSFLVWLTLPDSFDSYKLYLDCLEYKLGILPGTVFGTHEQYKHCVRFSVANLEETKEWREGIEILAKLIAKQLAG
- a CDS encoding nucleoside permease, whose amino-acid sequence is MKSNNFKLSSMMFIEWFIWGAWFVPLWQILNTNGFTPTEIAWSYACTAIAAILSPILVGSITDRFFAAQKVLSVMLIAGAALMYLAAQQTEFATFFPLLLLYSLTYMPTIALTNSIAFSNVEDVERDFPRIRVMGTIGWIASGIAIGFLPGWLGYGDISSSNIPLILTALASAALGIFALTLPDTPPKSTGKLSLKVMLGLDAIVLLKDKNFLAFFVCSFMFSMPLAFYYIFANGYLTEVGMSNATGWMTLGQFSEIFFMLALPFFTKRFGIKKVLLLGLFTAAVRYGFFVYGSAETWYLYSLLFAGILLHGVSYDFYFVTAYIYVDKKAPAHMRTAAQGLITLGCQGIGSLLGYRLGGVLMEKMFAYDEPQNGLTFDWAGMWGFGAIMITVILVIFMYFFREPNGEIKEINIDNKPDGTPSEQTQVEKAQA